One genomic segment of Brassica napus cultivar Da-Ae chromosome A3, Da-Ae, whole genome shotgun sequence includes these proteins:
- the LOC125607287 gene encoding uncharacterized protein LOC125607287 yields the protein MGLYRIKVKSAISENYFDQLLSMVHDMLPNGNVLPTSTFEIKKFLKIFGFGYDVIHACKNDCILYRKEYEDMSSCPRCRASRWEVDKHSGETKNEIPAKILRYFPIKERFKRMFRSEMMSTNLQWHFSKASEDGTMRHPVDLLTWAQVNARWPLFAAEPRNLRLGISTDGMNPFSIQNTKYSTWPVLLVNYNMPPTMCMKSENIMVTLLIPGQTAPSNNIDVYLAALIDDLNDLWNEGIQIYDALSKENFTLKAILLWTINDYQGLGTLSGCKVKGKQGCNVCGKDTPCRWLKFSRKYVYLGNRKRLRPGHPYRHRRVWIDNTVEKGTANRIQTRAEIFELLKDYKNEFGKPLEKKSKRKRSGVCDVEELTHEEYEEDSNQWRWKKRSILFDLPYWKDMPVRHNIDVMHVEKNVFDAILSFLMHNAKSKDGVKAKQDLEDIWIRSNLHTQLRGKKTYLPPAANELSKEEKKRFCKRLSEFRGPDGYCANIPNCVSLDHPLIGGLKSHDHHVLLHNLLPAALRGLLPKGPRTAVSRLCNFFSRLCQRVVDQRS from the exons ATGGGTCTCTACCGCATCAAAGTCAAGAGTGCGATTTCAGAGAATTACTTTGATCAGCTTTTAAGTATGGTTCATGACATGCTTCCCAACGGTAATGTTCTTCCAACATCAACATTTGAGATAAAGAAGTTCTTGAAGATATTTGGTTTTGGATATGATGTCATCCATGCGTGTAAGAATGACTGCATTCTTTACCGGAAAGAGTATGAGGATATGAGTAGCTGCCCAAGATGTAGGGCTTCAAGATGGGAGGTTGATAAGCATTCTGGTGAGACAAAGAATGAGATTCCAGCAAAGATACTCAGGTATTTCCCTATAAAAGAAAGATTCAAGAGGATGTTTAGATCTGAGATGATGTCTACGAATTTGCAATGGCATTTCAGTAAGGCTTCTGAAGATGGAACAATGAGACACCCGGTTGACTTATTGACATGGGCTCAGGTCAATGCTAGATGGCCACTTTTCGCAGCTGAACCAAGAAACCTAAGACTTGGTATATCTACAGATGGGATGAACCCGTTTTCTATTCAAAATACCAAGTATAGCACCTGGCCAGTCTTGTTAGTGAACTACAATATGCCTCCCACGATGTGTATGAAGTCAGAGAACATAATGGTAACCCTTCTGATACCTGGACAAACTGCACCAAGTAACAACATCGATGTTTATCTTGCTGCTTTGATTGATGATCTGAATGATTTGTGGAATGAAGGTATCCAGATATATGACGCATTATCCAAGGAGAATTTCACACTTAAGGCTATACTATTGTGGACTATCAACGACTATCAAGGTTTGGGGACCTTGTCTGGTTGCAAAGTAAAAGGGAAACAAGGATGTAATGTATGTGGGAAGGATACACCTTGTAGGTGGTTGAAGTTTAGTCGTAAGTACGTCTATTTGGGAAATAGGAAACGACTCAGGCCTGGTCATCCTTACCGACACCGAAGAGTTTGGATTGACAACACTGTGGAGAAAGGGACTGCTAATAGAATTCAAACAAGAGCTGAAATATTTGAGCTGCTTAAGGATTATAAGAATGAGTTTGGGAAACCTTTGGAGAAGAAAAGCAAAAGGAAAAGATCAGGTGTGTGTGATGTTGAAGAGCTTACCCAtgaagaatatgaagaagacTCTAATCAATGGAGGTGGAAGAAACGTTCTATTCTATTTGATTTACCTTACTGGAAG GATATGCCGGTGCGTCATAACATCGACGTAATGCATGTGGAAAAGAATGTCTTTGATGCCATTCTTTCCTTTTTGATGCACAATGCTAAGTCAAAAGATGGTGTGAAAGCAAAACAAGATTTGGAGGACATATGGATTCGAAGTAACTTACACACTCAACTACGTGGAAAGAAAACGTATTTACCCCCAGCTGCTAATGAGCTGagcaaggaagagaagaagagattctGCAAGAGATTATCTGAATTCAGAGGACCAGATGGCTACTGTGCGAATATTCCAAACTGTGTCTCACTTGATCATCCTCTGATTGGTGGTCTGAAGTCTCATGATCATCATGTTCTTCTGCATAACTTGTTACCAGCTGCATTGAGAGGGTTGTTGCCAAAAGGACCTAGGACTGCAGTTAGTAGATTATGCAACTTCTTCAGTAGACTATGTCAGCGTGTAGTTGACCAGAGAAGCTAA